One Setaria viridis chromosome 7, Setaria_viridis_v4.0, whole genome shotgun sequence genomic region harbors:
- the LOC117863384 gene encoding probable L-ascorbate peroxidase 3, peroxisomal: MSEAAPMVDSEYMAEIEKARRDLRALIASKNCAPIMLRLAWHDAGTYDAKTKTGGPNGSIRFQQEYSHGANAGIKIAIDLLEPIKQKHPKITYADLYQLAGVVAVEVTGGPTIDFVPGRKDSSVCPEEGRLPDAKQGASHIRDVFYRMGLSDKDIVALSGGHTLGRAHPERSGFDGAWTKDPLKFDNSYFVELLKGDSEGLLKLPTDKALVEDPEFRCYVEKYAKDEEAFFRDYAESHKKLSEMCFTPPRSAFSCKSGNKQKSLLVQAAAGVAVAAAVVAWAYLCESNKKIG, translated from the exons ATGTCAGAGGCAGCGCCCATGGTGGACTCAGAGTACATGGCGGAGATCGAGAAGGCACGGCGGGACCTCCGTGCCCTCATCGCCAGCAAGAATTGCGCACCCATCATGCTCCGCCTAGC ATGGCATGACGCCGGCACTTACGACGCCAAGACCAAGACTGGAGGCCCCAACGGCTCCATTAGGTTCCAGCAGGAGTACAGCCACGGCGCAAATGCAGGGATCAAGATTGCCATTGACCTTTTAG AGCCAATAAAACAGAAGCACCCCAAGATCACATATGCAGACCTGTATCAG CTCGCTGGAGTTGTTGCCGTCGAAGTTACTGGTGGACCAACCATCGATTTCGTTCCTGGCAGGAAG GATTCTTCAGTTTGTCCAGAGGAAGGACGCTTGCCGGATGCAAAGCAAG GTGCTTCGCACATTCGAGACGTCTTCTACCGGATGGGCTTGTCTGACAAGGACATAGTGGCACTTTCTGGTGGCCATACTCTG GGCAGGGCACATCCAGAGAGGTCaggatttgatggagcatggaCTAAAGATCCACTGAAATTTGACAATTCCTATTTCGT TGAACTGCTGAAAGGTGACTCTGAAGGGCTCTTGAAGCTCCCTACTGACAAGGCTCTTGTGGAAGATCCTGAATTCCGGTGCTATGTTGAAAAATATGCCAAG GATGAAGAGGCCTTCTTTAGGGACTACGCAGAATCACACAAGAAGCTCTCCGAGATGTGCTTCACGCCCCCTCGCTCTGCTTTCTCGTGCAAATCCGGAAATAAACAGAAGTCCTTGCTGGTACAAGCTGCAGCTGGGGTTGCAGTTGCTGCTGCAGTTGTCGCATGGGCATACCTCTGCGAATCCAACAAGAAGATTGGCTAA
- the LOC117863383 gene encoding putative disease resistance RPP13-like protein 1 isoform X2 — MSRLVNLRHLLSHKELHCKIPGVGKMKFLQELRKFQVRKHDIGFELRELEELKELGGSLSICNLENVKTKGDAARAKLMLKDKLDKLKLVWDSQRNRKPTLEADVLESLRPHPNLRELCIKDHGGSTYPTWLRADSSIKMLKSLHLHGVSWTTLPPFGHMSHLMELKLEKISSMHQFGGTEFGHITDRSFQKLAVLKLTDMPQLEKWVGEDTQRLFHQLRKLAITNCPKLTELSFSVCTGSSPQDSNTTWFPNLRELVIEACPQLSLPPLPHTSTIDHVSVQTTEGCFSYHRKDLVIDAYN; from the coding sequence ATGAGCCGTCTTGTCAATTTACGCCATCTTCTTTCTCATAAAGAACTGCACTGCAAAATTCCTGGGGTTGGAAAAATGAAGTTTTTACAAGAGTTGAGAAAATTCCAAGTTAGGAAACATGACATTGGATTTGAACTACGTGAGTTGGAAGAATTGAAAGAACTCGGAGGGTCACTCAGCATATGTAATCTCGAAAATGTCAAAACAAAGGGAGATGCTGCTAGAGCTAAACTAATGTTGAAAGATAAGCTAGATAAGTTGAAACTAGTCTGGGATAGCCAGAGGAACAGGAAGCCAACTCTGGAAGCAGATGTTCTTGAGAGTCTTAGGCCACATCCCAATCTTAGAGAGCTTTGTATTAAAGATCATGGGGGCTCAACATATCCAACATGGTTGCGTGCTGACAGCTCCATTAAAATGTTAAAGTCCCTACATCTACATGGTGTTTCGTGGACAACTCTACCACCTTTTGGGCACATGTCACATCTCATGGAACTCAAGTTGGAGAAAATTTCTTCAATGCATCAGTTTGGAGGAACTGAATTTGGACATATTACTGATAGAAGCTTCCAAAAGTTGGCGGTACTTAAGTTGACTGATATGCCACAACTTGAAAAATGGGTTGGAGAAGATACTCAGCGTTTGTTTCATCAGCTCAGAAAGCTTGCTATTACAAACTGCCCAAAACTTACCGAACTATCTTTCTCAGTTTGCACTGGTTCCTCCCCACAAGATTCTAACACAACTTGGTTTCCCAATTTGCGTGAGCTTGTGATAGAGGCCTGCCCACAGTTGTCTCTACCTCCCCTTCCACATACTTCAACAATTGATCATGTTAGTGTCCAAACTACAGAAGGCTGCTTCTCCTATCATAGGAAGGACCTGGTGATTGATGCTTACAACTGA
- the LOC117863383 gene encoding putative disease resistance protein RGA1 isoform X1, which translates to MWTCKSEIEWRTLLAPLTKAEVDGNMIMVTTRFHNIAELVETTNPIILEGLEPKELWKFFLACTFDDYRTEKDEDLLDIGRKIVEKLKFSPLAARTVGRLLKKDFTREHWMRVLERKEWGYQKGDEDIMPALRISYHYLPFHLKKCFQLCALFLEDYEFDGLELINMWKALGIIDLSGQNTSIEQVGLQYLNTLVNTGIFSKVNKETYSYYVVHDLFHELAQCISSYDCMRIDCSNIRYESAQSSICHISFIAQDSTTYSEGSEFYENIRKETDKLKQTLDIGNLRTLLFIGKYTASFDKIFQDMFKELKALHVLSLVSIPSNFYHTDFQNSSTFVILKSSYHLVRLLLCLTQSQDFMTWSFSI; encoded by the coding sequence ATGTGGACTTGCAAAAGTGAGATTGAATGGAGAACACTATTAGCTCCACTCACAAAGGCGGAAGTAGATGGCAACATGATTATGGTCACAACAAGATTTCACAATATAGCAGAATTGGTGGAAACTACAAATCCAATAATTCTGGAAGGTTTGGAGCCTAAAGAGTTATGGAAGTTCTTTCTTGCATGCACATTTGATGACTACAGAACAGAGAAGGACGAGGATTTACTtgatattggaagaaaaattgtaGAGAAACTGAAATTCTCTCCTCTTGCAGCCAGAACTGTTGGTCGATTATTGAAGAAAGATTTCACACGGGAGCACTGGATGAGAGTTCTTGAAAGAAAAGAGTGGGGATATCAAAAAGGCGATGAGGATATCATGCCGGCACTGAGGATAAGCTATCACTATCTTCCTTTTCATCTGAAAAAATGTTTTCAATTATGTGCTCTTTTCCTTGAGGATTATGAGTTTGATGGTCTAGAATTGATTAATATGTGGAAGGCACTGGGAATTATTGATTTAAGTGGTCAAAACACTAGCATCGAACAAGTAGGGCTGCAATATCTTAACACATTAGTGAACACTGGCATCTTCAGTAAAGTAAACAAAGAAACATATTCCTACTATGTTGTGCATGATTTGTTCCACGAATTAGCACAATGCATTTCATCATATGATTGCATGAGAATAGATTGCTCCAATATTAGATATGAAAGCGCCCAATCATCAATCTGCCATATATCATTCATTGCACAAGATAGCACCACCTACAGTGAGGGATCAGAGTTTTATGAAAACATTAGAAAGGAAACAGACAAACTTAAACAAACACTAGATATTGGAAATTTACGTACTTTGTTGTTTATTGGAAAATATACTGCAAGCTTTGATAAAATTTTCCAAGACATGTTTAAAGAACTGAAAGCTCTGCATGTTCTAAGCTTAGTTTCAATACCTTCAAACTTTTACCACACAGATTTTCAAAACTCATCCACCTTCGTTATCTTAAAATCCAGTTACCATTTGGTTCGGTTACTTCTTTGCCTGACACAATCACAAGATTTTATGACTTGGAGTTTTTCGATCTGA